From one Paenibacillus sp. FSL K6-1330 genomic stretch:
- a CDS encoding alpha-L-fucosidase produces the protein MADSLEIVTERKNRMQWWKDAKFGMFIHWGVYSLLGKGEWVMYANKIPVKEYEKLAEEFNPTQFDAKAWVNCAKRAGMKYIVITAKHHDGFAMYHSRTDPFNIVDASPFGRDVLKELSEACREEGIRLCFYYSHVIDWHHPHALHDTFNNLWDYELEKKAFFSYWNHKAKGQVRELLTEYGPVGLLWFDTSGGLSKKESETMVNMIRELQPECLINSRVSHWPDFGDYQSKGDNEIPMHGEETREWETPMTLNQSWGYSTKDQVWKSTDALVRKLVHIVSKGGNLLLNVGPTETGIIPEKSALRLEEVGGWLARNGEAVYGTSASPFPYELEWGAITVKGNTLFLHVYNRYWPTEELLLNGVRNTVKKAYLLTDPSTGSLPVQQSYRPETDHHAMRIRLPELPPEDHVSVIALEVEGRIDVDRSFIQQAEGAIHLDLVLSDITTGNGMNEARWTFKASSSGIYEVKLVNFKRSDAVWEKEYDHEVTVQAAEQTIVCVPQEDKVVSDSISCQHPYTEVQSSIGRIVIDNPGTYALTLSTKLVKPKPFGPEIWQAAAVKLRSVRLVQVF, from the coding sequence ATGGCTGACTCATTAGAGATCGTAACGGAAAGGAAGAACCGGATGCAGTGGTGGAAGGATGCCAAATTCGGCATGTTCATCCACTGGGGGGTATATTCGCTGCTCGGCAAAGGGGAGTGGGTCATGTATGCCAACAAAATACCGGTAAAGGAATATGAGAAACTTGCCGAGGAATTCAATCCGACACAGTTTGATGCCAAAGCTTGGGTGAATTGCGCCAAAAGGGCAGGCATGAAATATATCGTCATTACAGCCAAACATCACGATGGCTTCGCCATGTACCATTCACGGACGGACCCATTCAATATCGTGGATGCTTCTCCATTCGGCCGGGATGTGTTGAAGGAATTATCCGAGGCCTGCAGGGAGGAAGGAATCCGCCTCTGCTTTTACTATTCGCATGTCATTGATTGGCACCATCCGCATGCGCTCCATGATACGTTTAACAATCTGTGGGACTACGAGCTGGAGAAGAAGGCGTTCTTCAGTTACTGGAACCATAAAGCGAAGGGACAAGTACGCGAGCTGCTGACAGAATACGGTCCGGTCGGCCTGCTCTGGTTCGACACATCCGGCGGATTGTCGAAGAAGGAGAGCGAAACGATGGTGAACATGATCCGCGAGCTTCAGCCCGAATGCCTGATTAACAGCAGGGTAAGCCATTGGCCTGATTTCGGAGACTACCAATCCAAGGGGGATAACGAAATCCCGATGCATGGCGAGGAAACAAGGGAATGGGAGACGCCGATGACCCTAAATCAATCGTGGGGGTACAGCACGAAGGATCAAGTATGGAAATCGACGGATGCTTTGGTCCGAAAATTGGTGCACATCGTAAGCAAGGGAGGAAATCTGCTGCTCAATGTCGGCCCTACGGAAACAGGAATAATTCCGGAAAAATCCGCTCTACGCCTGGAGGAAGTTGGCGGTTGGCTGGCGCGAAATGGAGAGGCGGTCTACGGCACAAGCGCAAGCCCGTTCCCTTACGAGTTGGAATGGGGGGCGATTACGGTGAAAGGAAATACGCTCTTTCTCCATGTGTACAATCGCTATTGGCCAACGGAAGAACTGTTATTGAACGGGGTGAGAAATACGGTTAAAAAAGCTTATCTGCTCACAGACCCGAGTACAGGCAGTCTTCCCGTGCAACAGAGCTATCGGCCGGAAACGGACCATCACGCGATGCGGATCCGATTGCCGGAGCTTCCTCCGGAAGATCACGTATCAGTTATTGCATTGGAAGTCGAGGGCAGGATCGATGTAGATCGGAGTTTTATCCAACAGGCGGAGGGCGCCATTCATTTGGATCTTGTACTGTCGGACATAACGACAGGCAACGGGATGAACGAGGCCCGGTGGACCTTTAAGGCGTCGTCGTCTGGCATATATGAAGTCAAACTCGTCAACTTTAAAAGATCCGATGCCGTTTGGGAAAAGGAATATGATCATGAAGTCACCGTACAGGCAGCAGAGCAGACGATTGTGTGTGTTCCTCAAGAGGATAAGGTCGTCAGCGACTCCATATCCTGCCAGCATCCGTATACCGAGGTTCAGTCATCGATCGGGCGAATCGTCATTGACAATCCAGGTACGTATGCATTGACCTTATCGACCAAGCTTGTGAAGCCGAAACCTTTCGGACCGGAAATTTGGCAGGCGGCTGCCGTGAAGCTTCGTTCGGTACGATTAGTTCAGGTGTTTTAA
- a CDS encoding ABC transporter permease subunit: MSATQDNPFEHKGKWTTIANDLRRNKFVYILALPVILYYAVFHYGPMYGLLMAFKDFSIADGIWGSEWIGFEHFRNFFNSYYFERLLRNTVLINVYELIFAFPAPIILALLLNEIRSRLFKRTVQTISYLPHFVSIVVVTGIMFDFLARDGLVNQILGFFGIESIPFMSEASWFRTIYVGSGIWQGVGWGSIIYLAAITTIDPTLYEAAKMDGAGRWKQMLHITLPGMLPTIIIIFILNMGSMLSVGSEKVLLMYSPLTYESADVISTFVYRRGVLETDYGFTTAVGLFNSVVSFILLVLANSISKRVSEHKLW, translated from the coding sequence TTGTCTGCAACCCAGGATAATCCCTTCGAGCACAAAGGGAAATGGACAACGATTGCGAACGATTTGAGAAGGAATAAATTCGTTTATATACTGGCGCTTCCCGTTATTCTATACTATGCCGTCTTCCACTACGGACCCATGTACGGTCTCTTGATGGCTTTCAAAGATTTCAGTATTGCCGATGGCATCTGGGGAAGCGAGTGGATCGGATTTGAGCATTTCCGCAATTTCTTTAACAGCTATTATTTCGAACGCCTTCTGCGCAATACGGTGCTGATCAATGTCTATGAGCTTATCTTCGCGTTTCCGGCACCGATTATTCTTGCCCTGCTGCTGAACGAAATCCGCAGCCGGCTTTTTAAGCGTACGGTTCAGACGATATCATATTTGCCGCATTTCGTATCCATCGTCGTGGTGACAGGGATCATGTTCGATTTTCTTGCAAGAGATGGCTTGGTGAATCAGATTCTGGGCTTTTTCGGCATCGAATCGATTCCGTTCATGAGCGAGGCCAGCTGGTTCCGTACGATATATGTCGGCTCCGGCATTTGGCAAGGCGTAGGCTGGGGTTCGATCATTTATCTTGCCGCCATCACCACCATTGACCCGACCCTTTACGAAGCTGCCAAGATGGACGGGGCAGGCCGGTGGAAACAAATGCTGCACATCACGCTGCCGGGCATGCTGCCAACGATCATCATCATTTTTATTCTCAATATGGGCTCCATGCTTAGTGTTGGCAGCGAAAAAGTATTGCTGATGTACAGCCCGCTTACTTATGAATCGGCAGACGTGATCTCGACCTTTGTCTACCGTAGAGGGGTTCTGGAGACGGATTACGGTTTCACGACCGCCGTTGGATTATTTAATTCGGTCGTCAGCTTCATCCTGCTTGTACTCGCGAACTCGATCAGCAAGCGGGTCAGCGAACATAAACTGTGGTAG
- a CDS encoding helix-turn-helix domain-containing protein has protein sequence MISIPGLLPGKRKSSRGRVLKTMIVSYLLILLLPMTVGLFLYGRVENVMENNAERSNSAMLEQLRLSMDSKLKEVDILAKQIMFNPKLAYLLNLDRHDQGGAYRQVEFVRDYLNRYQSFVSGFVKDYYVHLQAGDVILKPGLRTDARTFYDKYYRFGHMDFDTWKRTLLGSYHNKAFLPSDVLLQDPNQGNGNPANVITYAQSLPLHEVSNIRGTLVIMIDGQQLQEMFRQIEYANDSEIYILDKERGVIASSSDSELSVQVTERLAGPSGLFKTALNGTDSMITFTESKESGWQYVSVMPMDSVMERVAQLKRMALTVFVVSLVAGAAVACWFAYRQYSPVKRVVDAILQGKPIQDKPAANEYDFILQTIEGSLVEQRHLRERLFRQTPVIRADFLSRLIRGYIDPDHAENQGGPSLVGMGIHFRSDMFAVIIVQAVDITRLSPEPSEQDWTQIRFIVSNIGTDIANSGHQGFAVDMERDRVAFLVNFHPVEEADAELFLHEIAERLLRILEDRFHISVTIAVSSIHTGNGTIGSAYLEAMAALDYRMFSGRNSIIHFGHVRDIKHHYYYPIEFETQLVNHVRGGDKENVAKLLDNIYTMNFNSAGMTPELGRCLFFNIISTFLKILNLTNTDHESLLGPNFDPVKHIFGCATSDEMQAETKRLYEKLTRLFHTEHSDHSIQLQQDMMAFIDRNLTDYNLGLGMIADHFGMTPQYISSFFKKMNRCNITDYITRARIEKAKTLMEQSELTNAQLAQLVGYTNDVVFIRAFKKLEGVTPGKYRVSASGQ, from the coding sequence ATGATCTCGATACCCGGCCTTCTTCCCGGCAAGCGAAAGAGCAGTCGGGGACGCGTCTTGAAAACCATGATCGTTTCGTATTTGCTCATCCTTTTATTGCCTATGACCGTAGGGCTTTTTCTATATGGACGGGTGGAAAACGTGATGGAAAACAATGCGGAGCGTTCAAATTCGGCGATGCTGGAGCAGCTGCGGCTTTCCATGGACAGCAAGCTTAAAGAAGTGGATATTTTGGCCAAGCAAATTATGTTTAACCCCAAACTGGCTTATTTGCTGAATCTTGATCGGCATGATCAAGGGGGGGCGTACCGCCAGGTAGAATTCGTCCGCGATTACTTAAATCGTTATCAATCTTTTGTAAGCGGATTCGTGAAGGACTACTATGTTCATCTGCAGGCCGGAGACGTCATTTTGAAGCCTGGATTGCGGACGGATGCAAGAACCTTTTACGACAAGTATTACCGGTTTGGGCATATGGACTTTGATACATGGAAGCGGACGTTGCTTGGCAGCTATCATAACAAGGCATTTCTGCCCTCCGATGTGCTGCTTCAGGACCCGAACCAAGGAAATGGCAACCCGGCGAATGTGATCACTTATGCGCAATCCCTTCCGCTTCATGAAGTGTCTAATATCCGCGGAACGCTGGTTATCATGATCGATGGGCAGCAGCTTCAAGAAATGTTCCGGCAAATCGAGTACGCCAACGACAGCGAGATTTATATCCTCGATAAGGAACGGGGCGTGATCGCAAGTTCCTCGGACTCGGAGCTGTCCGTGCAGGTGACGGAAAGACTAGCCGGACCATCGGGATTGTTCAAGACAGCATTAAATGGCACGGACAGCATGATCACTTTTACGGAATCCAAGGAGTCCGGCTGGCAGTATGTATCCGTCATGCCGATGGACAGTGTCATGGAACGAGTAGCACAACTGAAGAGAATGGCGCTGACGGTGTTTGTCGTTTCGCTTGTCGCAGGAGCAGCCGTTGCTTGTTGGTTTGCATACCGACAATACAGTCCCGTCAAACGGGTGGTTGATGCCATTCTTCAAGGAAAGCCGATTCAGGATAAGCCGGCCGCGAACGAATATGATTTCATTTTGCAAACGATCGAAGGCTCGCTCGTTGAGCAGCGGCATCTGAGAGAGCGACTGTTCAGGCAAACGCCCGTCATCCGCGCTGATTTTCTGTCAAGGCTCATTCGGGGGTACATCGATCCGGATCATGCGGAGAATCAAGGAGGGCCGTCATTAGTGGGCATGGGCATCCACTTCAGGTCCGATATGTTTGCAGTCATCATCGTTCAGGCAGTGGATATTACAAGGCTGTCGCCGGAACCATCGGAGCAAGATTGGACGCAAATCCGCTTTATTGTCTCCAATATCGGCACGGACATTGCGAATTCGGGTCACCAGGGATTCGCCGTCGATATGGAACGCGACCGGGTAGCGTTCCTGGTCAATTTCCATCCGGTTGAGGAGGCGGATGCCGAGCTCTTCCTTCATGAGATTGCAGAGCGATTGCTCCGTATACTGGAGGACCGTTTCCACATTTCCGTGACCATTGCCGTTAGCAGCATACACACAGGAAACGGAACCATCGGCAGTGCTTATCTCGAAGCCATGGCCGCTCTGGATTACCGCATGTTCAGCGGAAGAAATTCCATCATTCACTTCGGTCATGTGCGGGACATTAAGCATCATTATTACTATCCGATCGAATTCGAGACGCAGCTTGTCAATCATGTGAGAGGCGGAGATAAGGAAAACGTCGCTAAGCTGCTGGACAATATTTATACGATGAATTTTAATTCGGCGGGCATGACCCCTGAACTGGGCAGATGCCTGTTCTTCAATATCATAAGCACATTTCTGAAAATACTGAATTTGACGAACACGGATCATGAAAGCCTGCTGGGCCCGAACTTTGACCCTGTAAAGCATATATTCGGTTGTGCCACAAGCGATGAAATGCAGGCTGAGACCAAGCGGTTGTATGAAAAGCTGACCCGTCTCTTTCATACGGAGCACAGCGATCACAGCATCCAGCTGCAGCAGGATATGATGGCATTCATTGACCGGAATTTAACCGATTATAATTTAGGACTCGGTATGATCGCCGATCATTTCGGCATGACGCCGCAATATATTTCGAGTTTCTTTAAGAAGATGAATCGATGCAATATCACCGACTATATTACCCGAGCGAGAATTGAGAAAGCGAAGACATTGATGGAGCAATCGGAACTGACCAATGCGCAGCTGGCCCAACTGGTCGGCTATACCAATGATGTCGTGTTCATCCGGGCATTCAAGAAATTGGAGGGGGTCACCCCCGGCAAATATCGGGTGAGCGCTAGCGGACAATAA
- a CDS encoding M60 family metallopeptidase produces MGFHTKKWLKLLLAVTCALVAVPPAGKTLMAADGMTEQADVHLLDSNTAANMATQQDLDVIYKGLSGYPTVSATYNGGVAAIGDQAFVLAVNPDTTPILAAARYGKGKVVVAGDDSYFKFTSDITDERKTVARNILLWLTEDSETLTYQEALEGKGRLPMLSATWKNYTIETDVPIDLVRLEQFTPEHLDPSRYPVAYVDGTLKDSEVDVLEDYVAQGGHVVVPLKGWVMEQYPHVFLGNAYEGRSGRLSEDFPVQRLLNRMGLGLMNNTASTRTETLPKLTTEQSANYHSLKLLEQAEAIEAGTLSPDQVNVGRPGAGADKKLQVIASVTGGTVSSITPQSPLYAVIEQDASDLESQLTFPLDRSKAPYTSALLAFQLGRIGNDLTAPKSPYADQFPGAVPADAPRVTGQSVHVDFDYSTFDYLRQGTVPKNWISTGIYAPAGEWVTVQVPEGTQHLDVQVGAHTDNLTSKTEWERSPVITQRKPLLPGENRIRSPYGGLIYLIPTKPQPGVEKNIEISGGVRAPYYILGETSSDEWEDAIRYYPSPWSELQGRRVILTLPSEYIRQLGDPQQLLEKWDAIVDYTEEVAGLSPNQPLPHKSIDLPFRYVADRQISAGYMHAGYPIMFHIDPSAGHAVDISRVTQGGWGFWHETGHEYQQGAWNWNVTGEITVNIYSLYVQEKFGNSSNLLIRNAEGKDFYDRAFDYIESDIPNKSFGSSGQLDLFGYLVMFRQLSLAYGWDFYAELHKAYRELPASQLPATNQEEIDTFVVMASTIAGENLTEFFDKWALPYSKEEVRSRLDALNLPMPSQEVWRLRETHTLNAPPEIKADTDGEWNRGSVKVTVAMTAEAEAAGMRSQYKIGSEGKWTDYTAPILVEAEGQTTIHARAAAMSGVTSDEASKTVKIDRTGPEITANVTQSVYQTEHITISPQISDTLSGVSNIALELDGKEAPDTLVVEALTLTAGPHTLRITAEDAAGNITAREYPFEVVVDQEQLDDIVRAGEEKGWIDNHGISQSLLAKIADLQQYPAGSEAIEDALTSLENAIKAQQGKHIDSGFAELLLGDIDYIRSRSSAS; encoded by the coding sequence ATGGGTTTCCACACCAAAAAGTGGTTGAAGCTGTTATTGGCAGTTACGTGCGCGCTTGTGGCCGTTCCGCCAGCAGGAAAGACACTGATGGCGGCCGATGGTATGACAGAGCAGGCTGATGTTCATTTATTAGACTCGAACACCGCCGCGAATATGGCGACTCAACAGGATCTTGATGTTATTTACAAGGGTTTGTCCGGTTATCCGACGGTGTCGGCCACGTATAACGGGGGAGTAGCTGCCATCGGAGATCAAGCCTTCGTCCTGGCGGTGAACCCCGATACGACGCCGATTCTCGCGGCTGCCCGTTACGGAAAAGGCAAAGTCGTTGTTGCAGGTGACGATTCCTATTTCAAGTTTACCTCCGATATTACCGATGAGCGGAAGACGGTGGCCCGTAACATCCTCCTGTGGCTGACCGAGGATTCCGAGACGTTGACCTATCAGGAGGCATTGGAAGGCAAGGGCCGATTGCCCATGTTGTCGGCAACGTGGAAGAATTATACCATCGAAACCGATGTGCCGATCGATCTGGTCCGGTTGGAGCAATTCACGCCTGAGCACTTGGATCCGTCCCGCTACCCCGTAGCTTATGTTGACGGCACCTTGAAGGATAGTGAGGTCGACGTCCTCGAGGACTACGTCGCGCAAGGCGGTCATGTCGTTGTTCCCTTAAAGGGCTGGGTGATGGAGCAGTATCCGCATGTCTTTCTCGGGAATGCATATGAAGGCCGGTCGGGTAGGCTCAGTGAGGACTTCCCGGTACAGCGTCTTTTGAACCGGATGGGCCTCGGCTTAATGAACAATACGGCATCGACTCGAACGGAAACCCTGCCTAAACTGACGACGGAGCAATCCGCCAATTACCACTCGCTAAAGCTGCTGGAGCAGGCCGAAGCGATTGAGGCAGGAACGCTGTCGCCGGATCAGGTGAACGTCGGGCGGCCTGGTGCCGGCGCGGATAAGAAGCTGCAGGTCATCGCTTCAGTGACTGGTGGAACCGTCAGCAGCATCACCCCTCAAAGTCCGCTGTATGCCGTGATCGAGCAGGATGCCAGCGATTTGGAGTCCCAGCTTACGTTTCCGCTGGACCGTTCCAAGGCGCCCTATACCAGTGCTTTGTTAGCTTTTCAATTAGGGCGGATCGGCAATGATCTGACGGCCCCCAAATCCCCTTATGCCGATCAATTTCCTGGAGCCGTTCCGGCGGACGCCCCGCGAGTGACGGGACAATCCGTTCACGTGGATTTTGATTATTCAACCTTTGACTATTTACGTCAAGGGACGGTTCCAAAGAATTGGATCAGCACGGGGATATACGCGCCGGCCGGGGAATGGGTGACGGTACAGGTCCCTGAAGGCACGCAGCATCTGGATGTGCAGGTTGGGGCACACACGGACAATTTGACAAGTAAAACGGAATGGGAAAGATCTCCGGTCATAACGCAGCGAAAGCCGCTTCTTCCGGGTGAAAATCGGATTCGCAGCCCGTATGGCGGCCTGATTTACCTGATTCCGACCAAGCCGCAGCCTGGCGTTGAGAAGAATATTGAAATCAGCGGGGGAGTTCGTGCTCCGTATTATATCCTTGGTGAGACCTCTTCTGACGAATGGGAAGACGCGATTCGATATTATCCTTCCCCATGGTCAGAACTTCAAGGACGCAGAGTGATCTTGACGCTTCCGTCCGAGTATATCAGGCAGCTTGGAGATCCGCAGCAATTATTGGAGAAGTGGGACGCGATCGTGGATTACACAGAGGAAGTCGCAGGGCTTTCCCCGAATCAACCGCTGCCGCATAAGAGTATAGACCTTCCGTTCCGTTATGTTGCGGATCGACAGATTAGCGCGGGTTATATGCATGCCGGCTATCCCATCATGTTCCACATCGATCCTTCAGCGGGCCATGCCGTGGACATATCCCGAGTTACTCAGGGAGGATGGGGCTTCTGGCACGAGACCGGCCACGAATATCAGCAAGGAGCTTGGAACTGGAACGTAACGGGCGAAATTACCGTTAATATTTATTCTTTATATGTCCAAGAAAAATTCGGCAACAGCAGCAACTTATTGATTCGGAACGCGGAAGGAAAGGACTTCTACGACCGCGCATTTGATTATATCGAAAGCGACATACCAAACAAGTCGTTCGGCAGTTCGGGCCAGCTGGATCTCTTCGGTTATCTTGTGATGTTCCGTCAGCTGTCGCTAGCTTACGGATGGGATTTCTACGCTGAGCTTCATAAGGCGTACCGGGAGCTGCCGGCATCGCAGCTGCCTGCGACGAACCAAGAGGAAATCGATACGTTTGTGGTCATGGCATCCACAATCGCAGGCGAGAATCTGACGGAGTTCTTTGACAAATGGGCGCTGCCGTATTCCAAAGAAGAAGTTCGTTCCCGCCTTGACGCCCTCAATCTGCCGATGCCTTCGCAGGAGGTGTGGCGGCTGAGGGAGACGCATACGCTGAACGCTCCTCCCGAGATCAAGGCCGACACGGACGGCGAATGGAACCGTGGATCGGTGAAGGTCACCGTTGCCATGACAGCGGAAGCTGAAGCGGCGGGTATGCGAAGCCAGTACAAGATCGGATCCGAAGGCAAATGGACGGATTACACGGCTCCCATACTTGTCGAAGCGGAAGGCCAGACAACGATACATGCCCGAGCGGCCGCTATGTCGGGCGTGACCAGCGACGAGGCTTCCAAGACGGTGAAGATCGACCGGACCGGGCCGGAAATCACGGCAAACGTGACCCAGTCCGTATACCAAACCGAGCATATCACCATTTCGCCTCAAATCTCGGACACATTAAGCGGTGTATCCAATATCGCCTTGGAGCTGGATGGTAAGGAAGCTCCTGATACGCTGGTTGTAGAAGCGTTAACGCTAACGGCCGGACCGCACACCCTTCGGATTACGGCCGAAGATGCAGCCGGGAATATCACGGCTCGCGAATACCCATTCGAAGTCGTTGTCGATCAGGAACAGCTCGACGATATCGTGAGAGCAGGGGAAGAGAAGGGCTGGATCGATAATCATGGCATCTCCCAAAGCTTATTGGCCAAAATCGCGGATCTCCAGCAGTACCCGGCCGGAAGCGAAGCCATCGAAGATGCGCTGACTTCACTGGAGAATGCCATCAAAGCGCAGCAAGGCAAGCATATCGATTCCGGCTTCGCGGAGCTTCTTCTTGGAGACATAGACTACATCCGAAGCCGCAGCTCGGCTTCCTAG
- a CDS encoding carbohydrate ABC transporter permease, which produces MANKRSAGELTFVCLNALILTGLCFVTLYPFVYVAFASFSDPASLAQHRGLLFAPLDINFEAYKAVFNNPMITTGYRNTLIYVAAGTAINLVATAIGAYVLSRRNLYFKNLLMMLIVITMFFGGGLIPTYLLINNLGMLNTIWAMLIPGMIGTFNMIIMRTAFQSVPISLEESAKIDGANDLIILFRIIIPLSMPVIAVMILWYAVGHWNSYFGALIYLRDRELFPLQLVLREILITNTTDSMMTEASGDRMAIADTIKYATIIVSTLPILLLYPFLQKYFVKGVLIGAIKE; this is translated from the coding sequence ATGGCTAACAAACGATCCGCAGGAGAGTTAACCTTCGTCTGTTTGAACGCGTTGATCCTGACGGGCCTCTGCTTCGTCACCTTATATCCGTTCGTGTATGTTGCCTTCGCTTCGTTCAGCGATCCCGCTTCATTGGCCCAACACCGGGGGCTGCTGTTCGCTCCGCTTGACATTAACTTCGAAGCCTATAAGGCGGTGTTTAACAATCCGATGATTACGACGGGATATCGGAACACGCTGATCTACGTCGCGGCGGGTACAGCCATCAATCTGGTGGCCACGGCGATCGGTGCTTACGTGCTGTCCCGCAGAAACCTGTACTTCAAAAATCTCTTGATGATGCTGATCGTCATCACCATGTTTTTCGGCGGCGGCCTGATTCCGACTTATCTGCTGATCAATAACCTGGGGATGCTGAACACGATCTGGGCGATGCTGATCCCCGGGATGATTGGCACGTTCAATATGATCATTATGCGGACCGCCTTTCAGTCCGTCCCGATTAGTCTTGAGGAGTCGGCAAAAATCGACGGTGCGAACGATCTGATCATTCTGTTCCGGATTATTATTCCGCTGTCCATGCCCGTTATCGCCGTCATGATTCTATGGTATGCCGTGGGGCACTGGAATTCATACTTCGGGGCGCTCATCTATCTAAGGGACCGGGAGCTATTCCCGCTCCAACTCGTGCTACGGGAAATTCTCATAACCAATACAACGGACAGCATGATGACGGAAGCCTCGGGAGACCGGATGGCGATCGCGGACACCATAAAATATGCAACGATTATCGTATCCACATTGCCGATCCTGCTTCTGTATCCGTTTTTGCAAAAATATTTCGTCAAAGGCGTTTTGATCGGCGCCATTAAGGAATAG
- a CDS encoding ABC transporter substrate-binding protein — protein MKVNRFKVFWMVLLAATIAITAGCGGSAKEQPEAALDPESPPVLSELTYWVQIVSQVSATMKSYNEIEAYKELERITGVKVDFQHPPQGQQATEQFNLMMTSDKLPDVIEYSWAGYPGGPEKAIKDGKIIKLNDLIDQYAPNFKKVLEEHPEWKKEITTDDGSIYVFPFLRTDDKLKVFLGPTVRQDWLDKLGLSMPTTIDEWYNVLKAFKEQDPNGNGKADEIPLYLTKGDVDTTTAFLGAWGINAGFYQEAGQVKYGPTDPRFEEFLTLMNQWYKEGLLDRDFATTDEKMLEAKITGGQIGSAILYTGSGIGKYGTLMKDKDPNFRLVAAPYPVMNQGDKQIWGYKDYAFNGIGAAVTTSNKNPIETVKWLDYGYSEEGALLFNFGKEGVSYAMEDGKPIFKPEVLKDPSGLPLIQSMSKHNRATFSGPFMLDIRFDQQYTTEPDQLESKIIWAEPTMEKKMPRTTPTQSESSRYASIMTDINTYKDEMYLKFVMGAEPLDQFDKYVKTIESMGLAEALEIQQKALERYGNR, from the coding sequence ATGAAGGTCAACAGGTTTAAAGTATTCTGGATGGTTTTGCTTGCCGCCACCATCGCCATAACAGCAGGCTGCGGCGGCTCTGCCAAGGAACAACCGGAGGCAGCGTTGGACCCGGAATCCCCTCCGGTTCTATCGGAACTGACGTATTGGGTGCAAATCGTTAGCCAAGTGTCCGCTACGATGAAAAGTTATAACGAAATCGAGGCTTATAAGGAACTGGAGAGGATAACCGGGGTGAAAGTGGATTTTCAGCATCCTCCGCAGGGCCAGCAGGCTACGGAGCAGTTCAACCTCATGATGACCTCGGATAAGCTCCCGGACGTGATCGAGTATTCATGGGCCGGTTACCCGGGGGGACCGGAGAAGGCGATCAAGGACGGCAAAATCATCAAACTCAATGATTTGATCGACCAATACGCCCCGAACTTTAAAAAGGTGCTTGAGGAGCATCCGGAGTGGAAGAAGGAAATTACGACCGATGACGGCAGCATATATGTGTTCCCGTTCCTGCGCACCGACGACAAGCTTAAGGTATTTCTCGGACCGACGGTCCGGCAGGATTGGTTAGATAAGCTGGGGCTTTCGATGCCGACAACGATTGATGAATGGTACAACGTGTTGAAGGCTTTTAAGGAACAAGATCCGAATGGCAATGGCAAGGCGGATGAGATTCCCTTGTATCTGACGAAAGGAGATGTCGATACAACGACCGCTTTTCTCGGGGCATGGGGAATTAATGCCGGATTTTACCAAGAGGCAGGACAGGTTAAATACGGCCCGACGGACCCGAGGTTCGAGGAATTCCTGACGCTCATGAACCAGTGGTACAAAGAAGGCTTACTTGATCGGGACTTTGCGACGACCGATGAGAAAATGCTGGAGGCCAAGATTACGGGCGGGCAAATCGGATCAGCGATTCTATACACCGGCAGCGGGATTGGCAAGTATGGAACGCTGATGAAGGATAAAGATCCGAACTTCAGATTGGTGGCAGCCCCCTATCCTGTGATGAACCAAGGCGATAAGCAGATTTGGGGATATAAGGACTATGCATTTAATGGAATCGGGGCAGCCGTTACCACCAGCAACAAAAATCCGATTGAAACGGTTAAGTGGCTGGATTACGGCTATTCCGAGGAAGGCGCCCTGTTGTTTAATTTCGGAAAAGAGGGCGTCAGCTACGCGATGGAGGACGGCAAGCCGATATTTAAGCCCGAAGTATTGAAAGATCCTTCCGGACTGCCATTGATCCAGTCCATGTCCAAGCATAACCGCGCAACCTTCAGCGGACCGTTCATGCTTGATATACGATTCGATCAACAATACACGACCGAGCCGGATCAGTTGGAGTCCAAGATCATCTGGGCAGAGCCGACCATGGAAAAGAAAATGCCGCGCACAACGCCGACCCAATCCGAGAGCAGCCGCTATGCTTCAATCATGACGGACATCAACACTTACAAGGACGAGATGTACTTGAAGTTCGTCATGGGCGCCGAGCCTTTGGATCAGTTTGACAAGTATGTGAAAACCATTGAATCCATGGGTCTTGCCGAAGCTCTGGAAATACAGCAAAAAGCCTTGGAGCGTTACGGTAATCGGTAA